The genomic interval AAAGGCTTTCCTTTAAATTTTCCATCTGGAGTTATTTCCCTAACAAGCATAATTTTATAACCTTCAAAGTTTCTGTTCTTTTTTGTTGAATAAACACTTCCTAAAACCTTACACAAAATCATAGAGAAAAACCGTCAATAATTCCAACAATTGCCGCATCAGCTGGCATATTGTCGTTTTTAAAAGGTATTGCCGCTTCCTTGCTTGTCGCATAAAAAATTATATCACCTTTTCCAGCCTGTACAGTATCGACAGCAACAATATACCTATTTTCAGGTTTTAAATTTTCATCAAAGGGTTGGACTAGTAGCAATTTTTTTCCTTCAAAGCTATCAAGCTTCTTTGTTGCCCAGATACTGCCTATCACCTTACCTATTAGCATTGTCTATCT from Thermotomaculum hydrothermale carries:
- a CDS encoding EutN/CcmL family microcompartment protein; its protein translation is MLIGKVIGSIWATKKLDSFEGKKLLLVQPFDENLKPENRYIVAVDTVQAGKGDIIFYATSKEAAIPFKNDNMPADAAIVGIIDGFSL